In Lacrimispora indolis DSM 755, a genomic segment contains:
- a CDS encoding PTS sugar transporter subunit IIB gives MGIRVIVACGSGVATSQTVASKVNRMLKEKKVDALVEAVDLKSVDRYMDGSAAYITIVKNAKEYPIPVINGIAFLTGIGKDQEFDKLLKAIENYKKKSL, from the coding sequence ATGGGAATCAGAGTTATTGTGGCCTGCGGAAGCGGTGTGGCTACCTCACAGACAGTGGCAAGCAAGGTAAACAGAATGTTAAAGGAAAAGAAGGTGGATGCTTTGGTGGAGGCGGTAGATTTAAAGTCCGTTGACCGCTATATGGACGGCAGCGCGGCCTATATCACCATTGTAAAGAATGCCAAGGAATATCCCATTCCAGTGATCAATGGGATCGCATTTCTGACAGGTATTGGGAAAGACCAGGAATTTGATAAACTGCTGAAGGCAATCGAAAACTACAAAAAGAAAAGTCTATAA
- a CDS encoding PTS sugar transporter subunit IIA, translated as MKKDMLFRELVQLDWEAADQTEVFERMADILFKNGFVKDTYLESLMAREESYPTALPIKPYPVAIPHTDTSHILRPFIAPIRLKKAVEWREMANNDEIHQVRFIFMLGFLKSEEHIDLLQILVENFQDEELMERLNHAGTADEYFEAVSGIKGMES; from the coding sequence TTGAAAAAGGATATGTTATTTCGGGAACTGGTTCAGCTGGACTGGGAAGCGGCGGATCAGACCGAAGTCTTTGAACGGATGGCAGACATTCTGTTTAAAAACGGGTTTGTAAAAGACACTTATCTGGAGTCACTAATGGCAAGGGAGGAAAGTTATCCCACAGCACTTCCCATTAAGCCTTACCCGGTCGCTATCCCTCATACGGATACCAGCCATATCCTACGGCCGTTTATCGCTCCTATCCGGCTGAAGAAGGCTGTTGAGTGGAGGGAAATGGCCAATAATGATGAAATCCATCAGGTCCGGTTCATTTTTATGCTGGGATTTTTAAAATCAGAGGAGCACATTGATTTACTTCAGATATTGGTGGAGAACTTTCAGGACGAGGAATTGATGGAGCGTTTGAATCATGCCGGGACAGCGGATGAATATTTTGAAGCGGTCAGCGGCATCAAGGGTATGGAATCATAA
- the pepT gene encoding peptidase T has translation MSAVLNNFLKYISFDTQSKEDMEAVPSTEKQRVLARELAAQLHSMKAENVMVDDHSYVYATIPATTEKAVPVLGFIAHMDTSPAYSGEGVKPQIVKNYDGGDILMNKETGLVMKPCDFPDLLNYKGQDIITTDGTTLLGADDKAGVAEIMAMAEYLLSHRSIPHGTIRIGFTPDEEVGRGADFFDVKGFGADVAYTVDGGGLGELEYENFNAASARVIVHGSSIHPGSSKGRMRNALLMAMEFHNMLPAAENPMFTEGYEGFYHLDHMNGTVEEARMDYIIRDHNKDKFEAKKAFMERVAEYLNSRYCPGTVELTLKDSYYNMKEKIQPHMYLIDIAKASMEEIGIEPKVTPIRGGTDGARLSYEGLPCPNLCTGGYNFHGKYEFIPVQSMEKVVELLLKIVEKFTERE, from the coding sequence ATGTCAGCAGTATTGAACAATTTTTTAAAGTATATATCCTTTGACACCCAGTCCAAAGAGGATATGGAGGCAGTTCCCAGTACAGAAAAGCAGAGAGTATTAGCAAGAGAACTGGCAGCCCAGCTTCACTCCATGAAGGCGGAAAACGTGATGGTGGATGACCACAGCTACGTTTATGCTACCATACCAGCTACCACAGAAAAGGCTGTACCTGTTCTTGGGTTTATCGCCCATATGGATACATCTCCGGCCTATTCAGGGGAAGGAGTGAAGCCGCAGATCGTGAAAAATTATGACGGCGGTGATATTCTGATGAATAAGGAAACCGGCCTGGTTATGAAACCCTGCGATTTCCCGGACCTTTTAAATTACAAGGGGCAGGATATTATTACAACCGACGGAACTACTCTGCTTGGTGCAGATGACAAAGCAGGAGTTGCCGAGATCATGGCTATGGCGGAATATCTCCTGTCCCACCGGTCGATCCCCCACGGAACCATCCGCATTGGCTTTACACCGGATGAAGAAGTTGGAAGAGGGGCTGATTTCTTTGATGTAAAGGGTTTTGGTGCTGATGTGGCTTATACCGTAGACGGCGGCGGATTGGGAGAGCTGGAATATGAGAATTTCAACGCAGCTTCTGCAAGAGTCATTGTGCACGGCTCCAGCATCCATCCAGGGTCTTCCAAAGGAAGGATGAGAAATGCCCTGCTCATGGCCATGGAGTTCCACAATATGCTTCCAGCTGCGGAAAATCCTATGTTTACAGAAGGATATGAGGGATTTTATCATCTGGATCACATGAACGGAACCGTGGAGGAAGCCCGTATGGATTACATTATACGGGATCACAACAAAGATAAATTTGAAGCAAAAAAGGCATTTATGGAAAGGGTGGCGGAATATCTCAATAGCCGCTATTGTCCAGGAACCGTGGAGCTTACCTTAAAAGACAGCTACTATAACATGAAGGAAAAGATACAGCCTCACATGTACTTAATCGACATTGCAAAAGCCTCCATGGAAGAAATCGGAATAGAGCCAAAAGTGACCCCTATCCGGGGAGGCACAGATGGAGCCCGTTTGTCTTATGAAGGTCTTCCCTGTCCGAACCTGTGTACAGGAGGTTATAATTTTCATGGAAAATATGAGTTCATCCCTGTTCAGTCCATGGAAAAGGTGGTGGAACTCCTCCTTAAGATCGTAGAGAAATTTACGGAAAGAGAATAA
- the hisIE gene encoding bifunctional phosphoribosyl-AMP cyclohydrolase/phosphoribosyl-ATP diphosphatase HisIE codes for MMEYKKLIAGFGIREGKAVRLEDGQMCYGEDLLSLACFYGDSGADELFLHDLSESEEDHERTIGLMKEIARLSDIPVILGGRVKRLEDVKKYLYAGAKAAFLDVSLDENVDMMKEAADRFGDDKIYAYLPDCSYLERTKEYAQLGASVMILGDPEITEEKLQAVSDCEEAFLVTGCGEDAALFAFALVIENVEGLVGSFDGEVNCMDLKQELKSLGIGVDTFESPVSFRQFKLNEDGLIPVITQDYRTGEVLMLAYMNEEAFYETLKTGCMTYYSRSRRSLWRKGETSGHYQYVKSLSLDCDNDTLLAKVNQIGAACHTGARSCFYQNLVKKEYQESNPLKVFEEVFKVILDRKTNPKEGSYTNYLFDKGLDKILKKLGEESTEIVIAAKNPNPEEVKYEISDFLYHMMVLMAYKGLSWEDITRELSNR; via the coding sequence ATGATGGAGTATAAAAAGCTGATTGCGGGTTTTGGAATCCGGGAAGGAAAGGCCGTCAGGCTTGAAGACGGTCAGATGTGCTATGGGGAAGATCTTTTGTCCCTTGCCTGTTTTTATGGGGACAGCGGAGCCGATGAGCTTTTCCTCCACGATTTGTCGGAATCGGAGGAGGATCATGAGCGGACCATCGGCCTGATGAAGGAAATTGCCAGACTGTCTGATATTCCTGTGATTTTAGGGGGAAGAGTAAAACGGCTGGAGGATGTGAAGAAATATCTTTACGCAGGAGCAAAGGCAGCGTTTCTCGACGTAAGCCTGGATGAAAATGTGGATATGATGAAAGAGGCGGCTGACCGGTTCGGAGACGATAAGATTTATGCTTATCTTCCGGACTGTTCGTATTTGGAGCGGACCAAAGAATATGCCCAGCTGGGAGCCTCTGTCATGATTCTGGGAGATCCGGAAATCACGGAGGAAAAGCTTCAGGCCGTTTCAGATTGTGAGGAGGCCTTTCTGGTCACCGGCTGCGGGGAAGATGCGGCCCTCTTTGCCTTTGCCCTTGTGATAGAAAACGTGGAGGGCCTGGTGGGAAGCTTTGACGGAGAGGTGAACTGCATGGATCTAAAGCAGGAACTGAAATCCCTGGGGATCGGGGTGGATACCTTTGAAAGTCCGGTAAGTTTCCGGCAGTTTAAGCTGAATGAGGATGGTCTGATCCCGGTGATCACCCAGGATTACAGGACAGGGGAAGTGCTTATGCTGGCCTATATGAACGAAGAGGCGTTTTATGAAACTTTAAAAACCGGCTGCATGACCTATTACAGCAGAAGCCGCCGCAGCCTTTGGCGAAAAGGGGAGACCTCCGGCCATTACCAGTATGTAAAGTCCCTGTCCTTAGATTGCGACAATGATACACTTCTTGCCAAGGTGAACCAGATCGGGGCCGCCTGCCATACAGGGGCGAGAAGCTGCTTTTATCAGAATCTGGTGAAAAAGGAATATCAGGAGAGCAATCCCTTAAAGGTGTTTGAAGAGGTATTTAAAGTAATTCTTGACAGAAAGACCAATCCAAAGGAAGGCTCCTATACAAATTACCTGTTTGACAAAGGCCTTGACAAGATATTGAAAAAGCTGGGAGAAGAGTCCACGGAAATTGTAATAGCAGCCAAGAATCCAAATCCAGAGGAAGTGAAATACGAGATTTCAGATTTCCTATATCATATGATGGTGCTGATGGCTTACAAAGGCCTGTCCTGGGAAGATATTACCAGGGAATTATCTAACCGTTGA
- the hisA gene encoding 1-(5-phosphoribosyl)-5-[(5-phosphoribosylamino)methylideneamino]imidazole-4-carboxamide isomerase, with protein sequence MQLYPAIDLKNGQCVRLKQGEFKEITVYSDKPEEVAALWQSQGATFLHLVDLDGALAGRSVNDEVIKKIVDTVSIPIEIGGGIRSEEAIESMLSLGVARVIIGTKAAENPEFIRDMVKRFGQERIVAGVDAKDGMVAVEGWEKISGISASELCSRMKEYGVRHVVYTDISRDGMLTGPNVEYTKKLTEETGMDIIASGGMSSMEDLRQLYQAGVHGAIIGKALYEKRIDLKEAIEAFEKQGRQGRI encoded by the coding sequence ATGCAGCTTTATCCAGCAATTGACTTAAAAAACGGGCAGTGCGTCCGTTTGAAACAGGGAGAATTTAAGGAGATCACCGTTTATTCTGACAAACCGGAGGAGGTAGCTGCCCTCTGGCAGTCTCAGGGTGCCACATTTCTTCATCTGGTGGATTTAGACGGAGCTTTGGCAGGCCGCTCAGTGAATGATGAGGTGATCAAAAAAATAGTGGATACAGTATCCATACCCATTGAAATAGGCGGCGGCATTCGAAGCGAAGAGGCCATTGAATCCATGCTCTCCCTGGGAGTGGCAAGGGTAATCATTGGAACAAAGGCAGCAGAGAATCCGGAATTTATCCGGGATATGGTGAAAAGGTTCGGCCAGGAACGGATCGTGGCAGGGGTTGACGCCAAGGACGGAATGGTGGCTGTGGAAGGCTGGGAAAAGATCAGCGGAATTTCCGCATCAGAGCTTTGCAGCCGGATGAAAGAGTACGGAGTCCGCCATGTGGTGTATACGGACATATCCAGGGATGGGATGCTGACCGGTCCCAATGTGGAATATACGAAAAAATTGACAGAAGAAACAGGAATGGACATCATTGCCTCCGGGGGAATGTCTTCCATGGAGGATTTAAGGCAGCTTTACCAGGCGGGTGTTCATGGCGCAATTATCGGGAAGGCGCTGTATGAAAAGCGGATCGATTTAAAAGAAGCTATTGAAGCCTTTGAAAAACAGGGCCGTCAGGGGAGGATATGA
- the hisB gene encoding imidazoleglycerol-phosphate dehydratase HisB, whose translation MERIADISRVTHETDIQLKLDLDGTGKAEIHTGIGFFDHMLNSFARHGLFDLNLSVKGDLEVDTHHTIEDTGIVLGTAIKQALGNKASIKRYGSMILPMDETLILCAVDLSGRPYLSYDVLLTAERVGDFETEMVKEFFYAVSYASEMNLHIRKLAGENNHHIIEGTFKAFAKALDEATSPDQRITGVLSTKGTL comes from the coding sequence ATGGAACGAATTGCAGATATTTCCCGGGTAACCCATGAGACAGATATCCAGTTAAAGCTTGACTTAGACGGCACCGGAAAGGCTGAAATCCACACTGGGATCGGTTTTTTCGACCACATGTTAAACAGCTTTGCACGCCACGGTCTTTTTGACCTGAACTTATCAGTAAAGGGAGATCTTGAAGTGGACACCCACCACACCATTGAAGACACGGGCATTGTCCTTGGAACTGCCATCAAACAGGCTCTTGGAAATAAAGCCTCTATTAAGCGCTACGGCAGCATGATCCTTCCCATGGATGAGACCCTGATCCTCTGCGCCGTTGATTTATCAGGCAGGCCATATCTGAGCTATGATGTTTTGCTCACTGCGGAACGGGTGGGGGATTTTGAGACAGAAATGGTGAAGGAATTTTTCTATGCCGTTTCCTATGCCTCAGAAATGAACCTGCATATCAGAAAACTGGCAGGAGAGAACAATCATCATATCATCGAAGGGACTTTCAAAGCCTTTGCAAAGGCCTTAGATGAGGCGACCTCACCTGACCAGAGGATCACAGGGGTGCTGTCCACAAAGGGAACATTATAA
- the hisD gene encoding histidinol dehydrogenase — MRIVKLDEASKQNILADLLKRDPNNYETYADTVQEIVESVKRDGDRAVFAYTKKFDKAEINGENLKVTEKEIEEAMKEVDPKLMEILQKSMKNIRRFHEKQRQYSWFDSKPDGTILGQKITPLESVGVYVPGGKAAYPSSVLMNIIPAEVAGVNRIAMVTPPGKDGKVNPVTLTAAHLAGVTEVYKVGGAQAVAALAFGTESIPKVNKIVGPGNIFVALAKKAVYGHVSIDSIAGPSEILVLADESANPRFVAADLLSQAEHDELASAILVTTSMELAERVSEEVEQFTRELSRTEIIEKSLENYGYILVADTMKEAVAAVNEIAPEHLEIITRNPFEDMTRIQNAGAIFIGEYSSEPLGDYFAGPNHVLPTNGTAKFFSALSTDDFIKKSSIIYYSKEALEAIHEDIEAFAEAEHLTAHANSIKVRFFPR, encoded by the coding sequence ATGAGAATTGTAAAACTGGACGAAGCTTCCAAACAAAATATTCTTGCTGATCTGTTAAAAAGAGATCCCAATAATTATGAAACTTACGCGGATACGGTTCAGGAAATCGTGGAATCTGTAAAGCGGGATGGAGACAGGGCGGTATTTGCCTATACAAAGAAATTTGATAAAGCGGAGATCAATGGGGAAAACCTTAAGGTGACTGAAAAGGAAATTGAGGAGGCCATGAAGGAAGTGGATCCAAAGCTCATGGAGATCCTTCAGAAGTCCATGAAAAACATCCGACGGTTTCACGAAAAGCAGAGACAGTACAGCTGGTTTGACAGTAAGCCTGACGGCACCATCCTGGGCCAGAAGATCACGCCTTTAGAAAGCGTAGGCGTTTATGTTCCGGGGGGAAAGGCGGCATACCCGTCGTCGGTCCTTATGAACATCATTCCGGCAGAGGTGGCCGGAGTGAACCGCATTGCCATGGTAACCCCTCCGGGAAAGGATGGGAAGGTCAATCCGGTCACTTTAACGGCAGCCCATCTGGCGGGTGTTACCGAGGTCTATAAGGTGGGAGGAGCCCAGGCGGTGGCTGCCCTTGCCTTTGGAACAGAATCCATCCCAAAGGTCAACAAAATCGTAGGGCCTGGAAATATTTTTGTGGCTCTGGCAAAAAAGGCGGTTTACGGCCATGTGAGCATTGACAGCATTGCCGGGCCAAGCGAGATCCTGGTGCTTGCAGATGAAAGCGCCAATCCCCGTTTTGTGGCGGCGGATCTATTGTCCCAGGCAGAGCATGATGAACTGGCATCCGCCATATTAGTTACAACCAGCATGGAACTGGCTGAACGAGTGTCAGAAGAAGTGGAACAGTTTACCAGAGAACTGTCACGGACAGAGATCATTGAGAAATCCCTGGAAAATTATGGCTATATTCTGGTGGCGGACACCATGAAAGAAGCTGTTGCAGCAGTCAATGAGATCGCTCCTGAGCATTTGGAGATCATCACCAGGAATCCTTTTGAGGACATGACCAGGATCCAGAATGCAGGCGCCATATTTATCGGAGAATACAGCTCAGAGCCTTTGGGAGATTATTTTGCAGGACCAAATCACGTGCTTCCGACCAATGGAACGGCTAAATTTTTCTCAGCCTTAAGCACAGATGATTTCATAAAGAAATCCAGCATCATTTACTACTCAAAGGAAGCCCTGGAAGCGATCCATGAGGATATTGAAGCCTTTGCTGAAGCAGAGCATCTGACCGCCCATGCCAATTCTATAAAAGTGCGGTTCTTTCCACGATAG
- the hisG gene encoding ATP phosphoribosyltransferase — protein MRYLTFALAKGRLAKQSLEMFEKIGITCEEMKDKDSRKLIFTNEELGVRFFLAKASDVPTYVEYGAADLGVVGKDTILEEGRKLYEVMDLGIGNCTMCVCGPQSAVELLKHHERIRVATKYPAIAKDYFYNKKHQTVEIIKLNGSIELAPIVGLSEVIVDIVETGTTLKENGLTVLEEITPLSARMVVNQVSMKRENERITKLIHDLRILLQEENR, from the coding sequence ATGAGATATCTGACTTTTGCCCTTGCAAAGGGGCGGCTGGCAAAACAGTCACTTGAAATGTTTGAAAAAATCGGGATCACCTGTGAAGAGATGAAGGATAAGGATTCCCGGAAGCTGATCTTTACCAATGAGGAACTGGGCGTGCGGTTCTTCCTTGCAAAGGCCAGCGATGTGCCTACCTACGTGGAGTATGGGGCAGCCGACCTTGGAGTGGTGGGTAAAGACACCATTCTGGAGGAAGGAAGAAAGCTATATGAGGTCATGGATCTGGGGATAGGAAATTGCACCATGTGCGTTTGCGGCCCCCAGTCGGCGGTCGAGCTTTTAAAGCATCATGAAAGGATCCGCGTGGCCACCAAATATCCGGCCATTGCCAAGGACTATTTTTACAACAAAAAACACCAGACGGTTGAGATCATAAAGCTTAACGGTTCCATTGAGCTGGCGCCCATTGTAGGGCTTTCTGAGGTCATTGTGGACATTGTGGAAACGGGAACCACCCTGAAAGAAAACGGGCTTACGGTATTGGAGGAAATTACCCCCTTATCTGCCCGCATGGTGGTGAACCAGGTAAGTATGAAACGGGAGAACGAAAGGATCACAAAGCTGATCCATGATTTACGTATCCTGCTGCAGGAGGAGAACCGATGA
- the hisZ gene encoding ATP phosphoribosyltransferase regulatory subunit: MANKLLHTPDGVRDIYGVECTRKAALQEKMLKVFHLCGYQDIETPTFEFFDIFNESRGSVKAKEMFKFFDRDNHTLVLRPDETPAIARCAAKYFLDEDMPIRLCYIERTFINNSSYQGRLKESSQTGVEFIGDDSADADAEVLAMVIGALKAAGLTEFQVELGEVDFFKGLIEEAGMDEEMEEALRELIENKNYFGVEELVMAQPISKELKQVFLKLPELFGSLEQIQAARELTSNPRALRALRRLEEVYRILEHYGLSDYISYDLGMLSQYQYYTGIIFKAYTYGTGDYVVNGGRYDKLLEQFGKDSPAVGFGISVDELLLALSRQKIETEVSVVNTIILYEKEARENAIRLSDHFRSSGMAVQLQRKDISRSLEEYQAYARRRELNNLLYLDHSGFSVRVMNLVLDRTDEIPLAEYLK, translated from the coding sequence ATGGCAAATAAACTGTTACATACACCGGACGGAGTCCGGGATATCTATGGAGTAGAGTGTACGAGAAAGGCTGCCCTGCAGGAGAAGATGCTGAAGGTTTTCCATTTGTGCGGTTATCAGGACATTGAAACTCCGACCTTTGAATTTTTTGATATTTTCAATGAATCCCGGGGAAGTGTCAAGGCAAAGGAGATGTTTAAGTTTTTTGACAGGGATAACCACACTCTGGTGCTGCGCCCGGATGAGACGCCTGCCATAGCCAGATGTGCGGCCAAGTATTTTCTGGACGAGGATATGCCCATCCGTCTTTGCTATATTGAGAGGACTTTTATAAATAATTCCAGCTATCAGGGCAGGCTGAAAGAATCCAGCCAGACTGGAGTGGAATTTATCGGCGATGATTCTGCGGATGCGGATGCAGAGGTTCTGGCCATGGTGATCGGGGCTTTAAAAGCAGCAGGTCTGACGGAATTTCAGGTGGAATTAGGGGAAGTGGATTTCTTCAAAGGGCTGATAGAAGAGGCCGGCATGGATGAGGAAATGGAAGAAGCTTTAAGGGAGCTTATTGAAAATAAGAATTATTTCGGCGTGGAAGAGCTGGTCATGGCACAGCCCATTTCCAAGGAGCTAAAGCAGGTGTTTTTAAAGCTCCCGGAGCTGTTCGGCTCTTTAGAACAGATTCAGGCGGCCAGGGAGCTGACCTCCAATCCAAGGGCCTTAAGGGCCCTCCGGCGTTTGGAGGAGGTATACCGGATCCTTGAACATTATGGGCTTTCTGATTATATTTCCTATGATCTTGGGATGCTGAGCCAATACCAGTATTATACCGGCATTATTTTCAAGGCTTACACCTATGGGACCGGGGATTATGTGGTAAATGGCGGCAGATATGATAAGCTTTTGGAGCAGTTTGGAAAGGATTCTCCTGCTGTTGGCTTTGGAATCTCTGTGGATGAGCTTTTGCTGGCTCTTTCCAGGCAGAAAATTGAGACAGAGGTTTCTGTGGTAAATACCATCATCCTTTATGAAAAGGAAGCCAGGGAAAATGCCATCCGCCTTTCTGATCATTTCCGGAGTTCCGGCATGGCAGTTCAGCTTCAGCGAAAGGATATATCCCGTTCCCTTGAAGAATATCAGGCCTATGCAAGGCGCAGGGAATTAAACAATCTGCTGTATTTGGACCACAGCGGTTTTTCTGTAAGGGTCATGAACCTTGTTCTGGACCGTACAGATGAGATACCGCTGGCGGAATATTTAAAATAA
- a CDS encoding Holliday junction resolvase RecU, translating to MGTWNTRGLRGSALEDLINRSNESYREKGLALIQKIPTPITPISIDKESRHITLAYFDQKSTVDYIGAVQGIPICFDAKECSACTFPLQNIHPHQVAFMEEFESQGGIAFIILSYTQKNEIYYLTFDQLKRFWKRMEDGGRKSFTYEEVDKAWRIRSFRDIFVHYLELIQKDLDRRD from the coding sequence ATGGGAACCTGGAATACAAGAGGATTAAGAGGCTCTGCCTTAGAGGATTTGATCAACCGGAGCAATGAAAGCTACCGGGAAAAAGGCCTGGCTTTGATTCAGAAAATACCCACGCCCATCACGCCCATTTCCATTGATAAGGAAAGCCGCCATATTACACTGGCTTATTTTGACCAGAAGAGTACGGTGGACTATATTGGGGCCGTCCAGGGGATACCGATTTGCTTTGACGCAAAAGAATGTTCGGCGTGCACCTTTCCCCTTCAGAACATTCATCCTCATCAGGTAGCCTTTATGGAAGAATTTGAAAGTCAGGGAGGAATTGCCTTTATCATTTTATCCTATACCCAGAAGAATGAAATCTATTACCTGACCTTTGACCAGCTGAAACGGTTCTGGAAACGGATGGAGGATGGAGGACGTAAAAGCTTTACCTATGAGGAAGTTGATAAAGCCTGGAGAATCCGGAGCTTTCGGGATATTTTCGTTCATTATCTGGAACTGATCCAGAAAGATTTGGATAGAAGAGATTGA
- a CDS encoding RluA family pseudouridine synthase, whose protein sequence is MQSLIVSQNEAGQRLDKLLSKYLNLAEKSFLYKMMRKKNITLNGKKCDGSEKLVQGDEVKLFLSDETIGKFSQIKLPEVKKVSLNIIYEDEHILLVNKPAGMLSQKARESDESLVEYMIDYLVSSGQLSTEQLRSFRPSVCNRLDRNTSGLVVGGKSLAGLQLMSASFKDRSIHKYYQCVVKGKISERQVITGYLTKSEASNQVTVHKQQVPGSVPIVTEYEPVQYHEGYTLLRITLITGRTHQIRAHLSSIGHPIAGDYKYGDSRVNEEAKRLYHIHSQLLHSYQVIFPELPEPLSYLSGQSFFAPLPKTFSKICKDWR, encoded by the coding sequence ATGCAGTCTTTGATCGTATCACAAAATGAAGCAGGGCAGCGTTTGGATAAGCTGCTTTCCAAATATTTGAATCTTGCAGAAAAAAGCTTTCTGTATAAGATGATGAGAAAGAAAAATATCACCTTAAACGGAAAAAAGTGTGACGGTTCGGAAAAGCTTGTACAGGGAGATGAGGTCAAGCTTTTTCTTTCCGATGAAACCATTGGAAAATTTTCTCAGATAAAGCTTCCAGAGGTAAAGAAGGTATCTTTAAACATTATATATGAGGATGAGCACATTCTTCTGGTAAACAAGCCGGCAGGCATGCTCTCGCAGAAGGCCAGGGAATCGGATGAATCTCTGGTGGAATACATGATCGATTATCTGGTTTCAAGCGGCCAGTTATCCACAGAACAGCTAAGGAGCTTCCGGCCTTCTGTGTGCAACCGTCTGGACCGGAACACCAGCGGACTGGTGGTGGGAGGAAAGTCCTTGGCGGGCCTTCAGCTCATGTCTGCCTCCTTTAAGGACCGGAGCATTCACAAGTATTATCAGTGCGTGGTAAAGGGAAAGATTTCAGAAAGACAGGTGATCACAGGCTATCTGACAAAGTCAGAGGCTTCCAATCAGGTGACAGTTCATAAGCAGCAGGTACCAGGAAGTGTCCCTATTGTAACAGAATACGAACCGGTTCAATATCATGAAGGATATACGCTTTTAAGGATTACGCTGATCACAGGACGTACCCACCAGATCCGCGCCCATTTATCTTCCATCGGGCACCCCATTGCAGGAGATTATAAGTATGGGGACAGCAGGGTCAATGAAGAAGCAAAGAGGCTTTACCATATCCATTCCCAGCTTCTTCATTCTTACCAGGTGATTTTCCCGGAACTTCCGGAGCCTCTTTCCTATTTATCGGGACAAAGCTTTTTCGCGCCTCTGCCAAAAACCTTTTCAAAGATATGCAAGGATTGGAGGTAA
- a CDS encoding SDR family NAD(P)-dependent oxidoreductase, translated as MKIAIVTGASSGMGREFIMQIADRFSGIGEIWAIARRKERLEELSPLVPVRVRSFAIDLTDKSRLTDLEDLLMKEKPEVKWLINAAGYGKIGDVGTINLGDEMGMVDLNCRALCAVTHMVLPYMSKNSRIIQFSSSASFLPQPGFAIYSATKSFVLSYSRALNEELKKKEIYVTAVCPGPVKTEFFDIAETTGQIPLYKRLMMADPRKVVRLALRDSMMGRPVSVYGTTMKTFRLLCKTVPHTAIFSLMKRLMKTMPGEAGAL; from the coding sequence ATGAAGATTGCCATTGTGACAGGTGCGTCTTCCGGCATGGGAAGAGAGTTTATTATGCAGATTGCCGACCGTTTCAGCGGGATCGGAGAAATATGGGCCATTGCCAGGAGAAAAGAACGGCTGGAGGAATTATCCCCTCTTGTTCCTGTCAGGGTCCGGTCCTTTGCCATTGACCTGACGGATAAAAGCCGGCTGACAGATTTAGAAGATCTCCTGATGAAGGAAAAACCGGAGGTAAAGTGGCTGATCAATGCGGCAGGCTATGGAAAGATCGGTGATGTGGGAACAATAAACTTAGGGGATGAGATGGGCATGGTGGATTTAAACTGCAGGGCCCTTTGTGCGGTGACCCATATGGTTCTTCCCTACATGTCGAAGAACAGCAGGATCATACAGTTTTCCTCTTCTGCTTCCTTTTTGCCCCAGCCTGGTTTTGCCATTTATTCGGCCACAAAATCCTTTGTGTTAAGCTACAGCAGGGCACTGAATGAAGAACTGAAAAAAAAGGAGATCTATGTGACGGCAGTATGCCCGGGACCAGTAAAGACCGAATTTTTCGATATTGCAGAGACCACAGGACAGATCCCTCTTTACAAGCGGCTGATGATGGCTGATCCCAGGAAGGTAGTGCGCCTTGCATTGCGGGACAGCATGATGGGCCGTCCGGTTTCTGTCTATGGAACCACCATGAAAACCTTCCGGCTTTTATGCAAAACAGTACCTCACACTGCCATTTTCAGCCTTATGAAAAGGCTTATGAAGACTATGCCCGGTGAGGCGGGGGCGCTGTGA